In a genomic window of Erigeron canadensis isolate Cc75 chromosome 5, C_canadensis_v1, whole genome shotgun sequence:
- the LOC122602100 gene encoding putative ripening-related protein 2, translating into MKQSTTLISIIVLVSFVLSTCFSIHAYSTSNTHATMTINSFEKGGSGGGPSECDGKYHSDDTPIVALSSQWYANGKRCFKNININYQGRSVQAMVVDECDSSRGCKDDIVDASKAVWNALQVPKSQWGWTGVDWSDA; encoded by the coding sequence atgaagcAATCTACTACTCTTATCTCTATCATTGTTCTAGTTTCCTTCGTTTTATCTACATGCTTCTCCATACATGCTTACTCTACTAGTAATACGCACGCGACTATGACGATCAACAGCTTTGAGAAGGGTGGGAGTGGCGGAGGGCCATCCGAGTGCGACGGAAAGTACCACTCGGATGACACCCCCATTGTGGCATTGTCCTCTCAATGGTACGCAAACGGGAAAAGGTGTTTCAAGAACATCAATATAAACTATCAAGGCAGGAGTGTGCAGGCAATGGTGGTCGACGAGTGTGACTCCAGCAGAGGGTGTAAAGACGATATTGTGGATGCATCGAAAGCCGTTTGGAATGCCCTTCAAGTCCCCAAAAGCCAATGGGGTTGGACAGGAGTTGACTGGTCAGATGCTTAA